GACCGAAGGCATCGCCGTTCATGAGGTTGGCCATGCGGCCGACGGACTGGCCGAGAATGATGGCCGGTGCGATGAGGTCGGCAAAAGCCCAGGTGTCGATGTCGTGGCGGCGCGTGTACCAGTAGCCGGCGACAGCTCCGAATACCAGGCCGCCCTGGATAGCCATGCCGCCCTGCCAGACGAAGGGGATTTCCAACAGGTGGTTGTGATAATAGGCCCAGTCGAAGAAGAAGACGTCCCAAAGGCGGCCGCCGACGATGCCGGCTAGGCCGCAGCAGAGGGTAAAGTCGAATATGTGGACGTGCCAGCCCCGGCCATCCCGCTTCGTGATGTAGTAGGCTGTAATGCCGGCGGAGATGATGCCGAGCATAAATAACAATCCGTAGGCCCGGATTGGGAAATCGCCGATAAAAAAGAGATATTGATGCAATAGAATAGCCTCCTTTGATGTTTTATACTTTCTCTTTATGGTATAATAGCCATGCAGTATACCTAGAGAGGAAAATTGCATTTTTTTCATTATACCTGATTTCAGAGAAATTTCCACCTGTTTTGCAAAAGGAGGGTGTCTATGAAACATACATCGCGGCTGCGGACGCTGTGCCTGGCGTCGCTGCTCGCCGTGTCTCTTCAAGTTGTCGTGGCGGCGTCCGGCGGAGAGGCCGTATCGGAACAAGCCGTGCCGGACCGCGGGCCGTGGGCTGCCATTCCGCGGGCAGCCATACCGGCAGCGGCGGAACATCCGGCGTCTATGGCGATTCGGGAAGAAGAAGGCCGCTGGCTCGTATCGGAAAAAGCTTTGCAGGAGTATGGCCTGTACAAGGCCGATGCCAAGAAGGGGACGTATTGGCTGCGACTGCCGCCGGCAAAGGATGGATCCGTCTTATGGAAGGATATGCAGGCGGCGCTGCGCCTGCCTGCGCGGCAAAGTGACGGCGAAACGAGCCTGAATATACGCCGTATTTACCGCACGATGGGCCTTTCCCTGACGTGGGAAGAGGGGAAGCGGGAGTTGATGCGGCCCGTGTCTCCGACTCGTATCGCTCCGGCGCTGCGTTCCTTGGAGGACAGCAATAGAACGGCGGTGTCTACTAACGCTGATACCAAAAAAGAGAAGAAAAAGAACAAGAAGAACCGGAAGAAGAAGGAACGAAAGATGGGATTGGTCTTGTTTTGGGATCCTCTCATGCAGGGAGATGAAAATCTGCCGTCCTTGGATACGGCGCAGCCTGTCATGTC
This region of Megasphaera stantonii genomic DNA includes:
- the lgt gene encoding prolipoprotein diacylglyceryl transferase, encoding MHQYLFFIGDFPIRAYGLLFMLGIISAGITAYYITKRDGRGWHVHIFDFTLCCGLAGIVGGRLWDVFFFDWAYYHNHLLEIPFVWQGGMAIQGGLVFGAVAGYWYTRRHDIDTWAFADLIAPAIILGQSVGRMANLMNGDAFGHPTGGNFGIIYPETTLAYRTYGSQPLWPAEVWEGQLDVLVFIVLLFYSCFPHKKGQVFCLYVMLYAAERFFLEFLRGDYVSLTLGLKSAQLTSVVAFAAAFIIFILLQWKGTTDTKDKLQNS